The Vibrio rhizosphaerae genome contains the following window.
AATCGATTGATCTCAGCCAGTTTGAAGAAGCTACAGAAAGAGAGAAAGTTGCGACGAACCTGTATACGACAACAGCTTTTCCGGCGAGCGAGACAATTTCACTGCACAGTGACTACTCATCGTCGCTGGATATTTGTCAATATCTTTGTTTTTTCTGTCTGACTCCTCCAGAGGCTGGTGGGCAAACCCCGTTAGCGGATAATCGCCGGATTTATCAAAGATTGATTCACGCATATCGTCAGCAGTTTGAAGTATTGGGTTGGCGATTGGTCCGCTATTACGGCACAGGGCTGGGATTGGATTGGCAGGACACCTTTTTAACGGATTCCCGCCAAGCCGTAGAGAAACATTGCCAGCAACATGATGTGACAACCCATTGGGATGGCGATGAATTAAGGACAACACAAACACGGACCGCGGTGATTCGTCATCCAGAAACTGGTGAAAAGTGTTGGTTTAATCATATTGCTTTCTGGCATGTGGCCAATTTACATCCCGAGATTGCTGATGCGATGATCGATGCAGTTGGTCAAGAAAAATTGCCCTTTCAGACGTTTTTCGGGGATGGTAGTGATATTCCGGATTCGGTGGCACATCATATCCGGGATATTTTACTGGAGGAAAAGCGCATGTTTGACTGGCAGCAGGGAGATGTACTTTTATTAGATAACATTCTGACCAGTCATGGACGGGAACCTTTTTTCGGTGACAGAAGTATTCGGTTAGCTGCATTTCATAAAGTGAAGCGGGAGTAACCTTTTCTTTTGATTTAATCGATTTATCACTGCTCACTTCTTGAGACAGTCATGTCGATTCTGCCGTAAATTGTCGTGTTCATCTTTTTTCGAGGCGCTCAGATGAGTGCTTTTATCGGTTGAGGTTAATCGTCTGTGAAAACGGGTTACAGCAGCCAAGTACGTCAACGGGCGGGTTGGCTTGATTCTACTGGCCCACAAACCCTCTACCTGTTTTACCCACCGGCTTGAAGCCACCGAAGGCCTAAGCCCTGATCGCGCCGCCAAAGCGCTGATGGCCGCAGGCTACCTAGTCCCCCGATGGTAATCGACCATAGCGCAAAGTCAGCTTGCCCGACAGCACCCGCCCACGTACTTTCTTTGAAATAGACAGGGTGTGAAAGGCAGCATATTGGATGACTAAAAAGACGATGAATCCTGTTTGTGCTTGTCGCTTTGCAGTGAACCGGCAGTCAACATAAGGGCTGGACGAGGCTTTAATTCCTATACGGACAATACCGCTAGCGTACTGGTGCACTTACTGTGCACGGGGCTTATAATCGTCCTAAACGGAAAATAACCTTGCGCTATTATCAGTAGTTAATAAGATGTGGAGCTTATGTATAAGCATACAGTCTTTTGATTGTTCAAACACTGTTGTACGCATTCTCTGGTGCTGGTCCTTTTGAGCGTCGAGAGGGGAAAGTAGAGAGTGCGGGCAAACAATTCGAGTAAAGAAATGCGAGTAAAGCAATGAAAAACGCAAAACAACCACGCTGCGTGATAGGTATTAAAGGGCAAACGCCCGATCCCGATTACCCAGTCGATATTTGGTTCGATTCGCTAAAATCAGTCGCCAATGTACTGTCAAAAGAAAACCAGCAGTTGTTAAAAGTGATTGCTGAAAAAGAGCCTCAGTCAGTCACTGAGTTGGCCTCTCTTACAGGGCGAGCGGTCAGTAATGTGTCGAGAACACTGAAAACGTTGGGCAAATACAACTTAGTTGAAATGGAAAAATCACCAAATGGATTAGCGGTAAAGCTGCAATATCAATCCATGTTACTGTTAATTCAGCCATTGGAGTAAAAGGGACAGTATGCAACAAGTTGGAATTTATGAGCAGCTTATAACGCAGCTTATCGAGAGTCGAATTGACCGAGAGCGATTCTATGTCGGCGAGCGTGAGCTCAATAGTAGTGAAGCATCAACGTGGTTATCTCGTTTCCTATCACACATACTTGAATATGCGATTGAGTCTGTCCCCTCAAGTGATGATCGTCTGCAACAGCAAATTGCTTTATCCAATCAATTGTTACTGTGGCTAAAAACACAAATTCAAGATAACGATTTTATCGAAGACAATTTGCTTGCCAGTCAAGGTAAAATTCTGACTGCGCTCTATGAGCTCGAAAATCCTGTCTCTGCCGATTTAAAAAATTATATTAACGACATTTTTCCGTTAACAGGCTTAAGCCAAAGCGAGCTGTTTTGTGGCAGTAATGCGGGATTGTCGCTTGAATCTGAATTGAAGCGAGAGATTCTGTCTGCGGATAAAATTTACTGGTTAGTGTCATTTATTAAGTGGGCAGGGATACGAATTTTTCGCAAAGAGTTAGAAGAGTTTACTGCTAGCGGCCGCGAGCTAAAAATTATTACTACATCATATATGGGGGCGACTGACGCGAAAGCGGTTGAGTATTTGGCGAGTTTACCCAATACCGAAGTGAAGCTGAGTTACAACACTGAGCGGGAACGTTTACATGCAAAGAGCTATCTATTTTTACGCAACACTGGCTATCACACTGGTTATATCGGCTCTTCCAATCTTTCCCATTCAGCGTTAACCAATGGTTTAGAGTGGAATTTAAAAATTACTTCGCAAGAAATCCCACACATTATCAATAAATCATTGAGCACCTTTGAAACCTATTGGGTTTCTAATGATTTTGAACATTTCAATGGTGATGCGAAAAGCAGTGAAAAACTCAAAAAAGCCTTGAGCCAACAGCGCAGAGATTTTGAGGCTAGTCCAACCCATTTTTTTGATATTTCGCCTTTTCCGTACCAAAGTGAAATCTTAGAACAACTTGCCGTTGAGCGAAGTGTTCACCAGCACTATCGTAATTTAGTCGTTGCGGCAACCGGCACCGGAAAAACCTTGATTTCAGCCTTTGATTTTGCGCGCTTTGTTAAAGAGAAACCGCAAGCCAATTTCTTATTTGTAGCTCACCGAGAAGAAATCTTAAAGCAAGCCAGATCTGCGTATCGTGGGGTATTGCGTAATGTTGCTTTTGGTGAACTTTGGGTTGGCGGACATACGCCAGATCACTATCGACAATTGTTTGTTTCTATCCAAACCCTGAACAATCAACTGGATCAGCTTAACCTAACCGCTGACTATTATGACTACATTGTGATTGATGAGGTTCATCATATTGCAGCGACTAGTTATCGTGCACTGCTGGAGCACTTTTCCCCAACTATATTACTCGGCCTGACTGCAACACCAGAGCGGCATGATGGTGGTGATATTTTAGCGGATTTTGGTGGTGTGATTGCGGCAGAGATCCGTTTGCCGGAAGCGATTAACCGTCGTCACCTTTGCCCATTTCAGTATTTTGGTATTGATGATGATACCGACCTTCGCAACATTGCATGGAGTCGTGGACGTTACGATATAGCTCAGCTGACCAATCTTTATACCCACAACCAAGTCCGCTTTGACAAGATTTTGCTGAGTATGCAGGAGATCATCACTGATATAGGCAAAATGAAAGCATTGGCCTTTTGTGTGAGCAAAGAACATGCGAGTTACATGACACAGCAACTCTTATTAAAAGGCATTAAAGCGGATGTGTTGACCAGTGATAACAGCCACGAGCGGCAACAAAAGCAGCAAGCAATTCGTTCTGGCAGCATTAACGTGCTTTGTGTGGTAGATATCTTCAACGAAGGTGTCGATATTCCCGAAGTGGATACGTTATTGTTTTTACGGCCGACAGAAAGCTTAACTATTTTCTTGCAACAACTTGGCCGCGGTTTGCGTTTAGCTGACGGTAAGGAGTGCTGTACCGTGTTGGATTTTGTTGGCAACTCACGCCCTGAATATGATTTTGCCAATAAATTTAGAGCCTTAGTGGGTAAAAGTCAGCGAGCGATTAGCGAAGAAATAAAGCAAGGGTTCCCCCACGCGCCACTCGGTTGTCGCATTGAGTTGAGTAAGCGCACGCAAGAAATGGTGCTCAGCAATATTCGTCAAG
Protein-coding sequences here:
- a CDS encoding TauD/TfdA family dioxygenase; the protein is MNELGSVRMTTVFPDTNFIACVEASNHETNLATWIRQNEALVKRQLNELGGILFRGFDMPDDTSFLNLVRALPFESIDLSQFEEATEREKVATNLYTTTAFPASETISLHSDYSSSLDICQYLCFFCLTPPEAGGQTPLADNRRIYQRLIHAYRQQFEVLGWRLVRYYGTGLGLDWQDTFLTDSRQAVEKHCQQHDVTTHWDGDELRTTQTRTAVIRHPETGEKCWFNHIAFWHVANLHPEIADAMIDAVGQEKLPFQTFFGDGSDIPDSVAHHIRDILLEEKRMFDWQQGDVLLLDNILTSHGREPFFGDRSIRLAAFHKVKRE
- a CDS encoding DUF3427 domain-containing protein; protein product: MQQVGIYEQLITQLIESRIDRERFYVGERELNSSEASTWLSRFLSHILEYAIESVPSSDDRLQQQIALSNQLLLWLKTQIQDNDFIEDNLLASQGKILTALYELENPVSADLKNYINDIFPLTGLSQSELFCGSNAGLSLESELKREILSADKIYWLVSFIKWAGIRIFRKELEEFTASGRELKIITTSYMGATDAKAVEYLASLPNTEVKLSYNTERERLHAKSYLFLRNTGYHTGYIGSSNLSHSALTNGLEWNLKITSQEIPHIINKSLSTFETYWVSNDFEHFNGDAKSSEKLKKALSQQRRDFEASPTHFFDISPFPYQSEILEQLAVERSVHQHYRNLVVAATGTGKTLISAFDFARFVKEKPQANFLFVAHREEILKQARSAYRGVLRNVAFGELWVGGHTPDHYRQLFVSIQTLNNQLDQLNLTADYYDYIVIDEVHHIAATSYRALLEHFSPTILLGLTATPERHDGGDILADFGGVIAAEIRLPEAINRRHLCPFQYFGIDDDTDLRNIAWSRGRYDIAQLTNLYTHNQVRFDKILLSMQEIITDIGKMKALAFCVSKEHASYMTQQLLLKGIKADVLTSDNSHERQQKQQAIRSGSINVLCVVDIFNEGVDIPEVDTLLFLRPTESLTIFLQQLGRGLRLADGKECCTVLDFVGNSRPEYDFANKFRALVGKSQRAISEEIKQGFPHAPLGCRIELSKRTQEMVLSNIRQASLTLKRLVAMIRQYPQHSKLPLTLSNFLTLNSHIDLNELYKRGSWSQLVQQAKDEINENSADEALLKMLRKSIHNRILTCDDHAYLSFLKQLCQNNFIVENSSQRHALMCHYDFWQKTGPECGFDSIEQSLAKLNSGELKAELFDVLNWQLAQTKHEQPKMQALPEVSLRLHALYAREQILVAFGATTFERQPPAREGVFVLKDQNIELMFVTLDKNEKQFSPTTMYHDYAINEHLFHWQSQNSARPDKGRGLEYIQHQKMGKRLFLFVREQSKDEYGRTMSFVNYGEVDYVSHAGSQPMSITWQLKEPMPHFMWQQAAKLAVG
- a CDS encoding HVO_A0114 family putative DNA-binding protein, which encodes MKNAKQPRCVIGIKGQTPDPDYPVDIWFDSLKSVANVLSKENQQLLKVIAEKEPQSVTELASLTGRAVSNVSRTLKTLGKYNLVEMEKSPNGLAVKLQYQSMLLLIQPLE